The Mytilus galloprovincialis chromosome 4, xbMytGall1.hap1.1, whole genome shotgun sequence genome contains a region encoding:
- the LOC143072361 gene encoding C-type mannose receptor 2-like encodes MEWIQIFTVLFISVSVIADHCPVGNWIKVNGMCYLFSTQKLKWKEAIDECQQHGQSVTSLQFYSKQDKDAFLQATKVMRIERWWTSLNELTSPGTYVWGTSDSSLRPGDGILVWNYEPDDTKHLENCGAISIQATISDEDCKERHGYICEYILTGKTCLNGWKLFNSSCYYISYITDPFNNIPWSDAKLKCNSLAPNAHLLQLETNTEQAFLVNQLPYIKTTSGLWWIGMTDQIAESRWLWVDGSLVNQQSIQWEIEPDNLGGQEHCAMMYNSGVFSDKSCDTLANYVCTTSQIGDSELLDKVGCPPNWIRGGHKCYLFQTADLRSWTDASTACTSGGGRLLQIQSQDEKNWIELQTRYYKTYPFWSGLTFHVNDNKWFWSTGIQADMNLIKWNSEPNNYAGNEDCGEIFQDGGFNDMSCLSKAKYICEVHLENADCPSGWFKIFSADFNSCYFISNGTDLAAWDEAIDKCKERAQPNDGALVAFDSQDELTKVVQFLKQVDPNPFGWWTGLNDRKKDGNWVYYTSFDNPSGGSNVKINWNSEPSNPVTDNCAVIYYGGRYNDVKCNNNVSYICERDAHQPYNSQTSHGFQNLPFYLNTAMMVIICWLY; translated from the exons ATGGAGTGGATTCAAATTTTTACCGTTTTATTTATTTCCG TTTCAGTTATTGCAGATCATTGTCCGGTAGGAAATTGGATAAAAGTCAATGGAATGTGCTATTTATTTAGTACTCAGAAACTGAAATGGAAAGAGGCAATAGATGAATGTCAACAACACGGACAGTCTGTAACGTCATTACAGTTCTATTCCAAACAAGATAAG GATGCTTTTCTACAAGCCACAAAAGTAATGAGAATAGAACGCTGGTGGACATCACTCAACGAACTGACATCTCCGGGAACATATGTATGGGGGACATCAGATTCGTCTTTAAGACCAGGCGATGGTATACT AGTATGGAATTATGAACCAGATGATACCAAACATTTAGAAAATTGTGGCGCTATAAGTATCCAAGCCACAATCAGTGATGAAGATTGTAAGGAACGGCATGGCTATATATGTGAATATATTCTTACTG GTAAAACTTGTCTAAATGGCTGGAAATTGTTTAACAGCTCTTGTTACTATATAAGTTATATAACAGACCCATTCAATAATATACCATGGTCAGATGCAAAACTTAAATGTAATAGTTTGGCGCCAAACGCCCATTTACTCCAACTAGAAACCAATACTGAACAG GCTTTTTTGGTGAACCAGTTGCCTTATATCAAAACAACATCCGGTCTATGGTGGATAGGAATGACGGATCAAATTGCTGAGAGTCGATGGTTATGGGTCGACGGTAGTCTTGTTAATCAACAATCCAT ACAATGGGAGATCGAGCCTGACAACTTAGGAGGCCAAGAACATTGTGCCATGATGTATAACAGCGGTGTCTTCTCAGACAAGTCTTGTGACACATTAGCGAACTACGTATGCACCACATCTCAAATAG GGGACAGTGAATTATTAGATAAAGTTGGTTGTCCACCAAATTGGATACGAGGTGGTCATAAATGCTACTTATTTCAAACTGCTGATTTAAGATCATGGACCGACGCTTCTACAGCGTGTACATCTGGCGGCGGTCGACTTCTGCAAATCCAAAGTCAAGATGAAAAG aactGGATAGAACTTCAAACTAGATATTACAAGACGTATCCATTTTGGTCTGGTCTAACGTTTCATGTAAATGATAACAAATGGTTTTGGTCCACTGGTATACAGGCAGATATGAATCTCAT AAAATGGAACTCAGAACCCAATAATTACGCCGGAAACGAAGATTGTGGAGAAATATTTCAAGACGGAGGATTTAATGACATGAGCTGTTTATCAAAAGCAAAATACATATGCGAAGTTCATTTAGAAA ATGCAGACTGTCCATCTGGGTGGTTTAAGATATTTAGTGCCGATTTCAACAGCTGTTACTTTATCAGCAATGGCACTGATTTGGCAGCATGGGATGAAGCCATAGACAAGTGTAAAGAACGTGCACAACCGAATGATGGCGCTTTAGTTGCTTTCGATTCTCAGGATGAATTG ACAAAAGTAGTTCAGTTTTTAAAACAAGTTGATCCTAATCCATTTGGTTGGTGGACTGGTTTGAATGACAGAAAAAAGGACGGGAATTGGGTGTATTACACTTCTTTTGATAACCCATCTGGGGgttcaaatgtaaaaat AAATTGGAATTCAGAACCTAGTAACCCAGTTACAGACAATTGTGCTGTTATTTATTATGGAGGACGATACAATGATGTTAAGTGTAACAACAATGTTTCTTATATTTGTGAGAGAGATGCTCACCAGCCTTATAATTCCCAGACATCGCATG
- the LOC143070649 gene encoding uncharacterized protein LOC143070649 isoform X2 — protein sequence MEAFTVDGMQAPIYVSKRMAYSQEDDNFGMVEMKDFLVPLCNTAFLLHCQTPEIAVMKERKPDFDVTFDSSICQDIMIMEKEVSRKIRSHIICLEGLRDLQKDCWSWEKRLKHRNNRIDTFLKKNTDEGQDVTSKRQSKYDNLVLKQSEAAKRYRAILVCFQEKMEGEKKLRTAVLQKVTAIRKKLSSVMKESLIHAYSDMIQAAYMATEQDGFKLVDQQLTAVNIDVIVEKLYEITSATYNTPVPEDFIQATGSDEKLSEIYYKECDYEVLGMKKGNYLRKLKTEKKSLFEKKEIEDCFFPINGGIRTNPVTRDEKSRGIINIKTGYQVKLKLALMEGNVGFGWVRQNAFFRGKTWGFYFLTSENSTTTSTKSVPSVSPLKANPTIEVTDYSDDFRGQGYNPCVIAQENDKHENTEKKEQEDAVVMPMIEKNTAQCIHEIKLEENILVV from the exons ATGGAAGCATTTACAGTTGATGGAATGCAAGCACCAATATATGTATCGAAGAGAATGGCATATTCCCAGGAAGATGACAATTTCG GTATGGTTGAAATGAAGGACTTTTTGGTGCCACTTTGTAATACCGCCTTTCTTCTGCACTGTCAGACACCAGAAATTGCTGTCATGAAAGAAAGGAAACCAGACTTTGACGTGAC ATTTGATTCTAGTATTTGTCAAGATATTATGATAATGGAGAAGGAAGTTAGTCGTAAAATAAGGAGTCACATCATATGTCTGGAGGGACTCAGGGATTTACAGAAA gattGTTGGTCCTGGGAAAAACGCCTGAAACACAGGAACAATAGAATCGACACtttcttgaaaaaaaacacaGATGAAGGACAAGATGTTACTAGTAAGCGTCAAAGCAAATATGATAATCTAGTATTAAAGCAGAGTGAGGCAGCAAAACGTTACAGAGCTATACTGGTTTGTTTTCAAGAAAAAATGGAAGGTGAAAAGAAACTGAGGACAGCTGTTTTGCag AAAGTGACTGCCATCCGAAAAAAGTTGTCATCTGTCATGAAAGAAAGCTTAATCCATGCCTACAGTGACATGATACAGGCTGCATACATGGCAACGGAACAAGACGG atttAAATTGGTTGATCAACAACTAACAGCAGTTAACATTGATGTCATCGTTGAGAAGTTATATGAGATAACATCAGCCACCTACAACACACCAGTACCTGAG GATTTTATCCAAGCCACTGGATCCGACGAAAAGTTGTCCGAGATATACTACAAGGAGTGTGATTATGAAGTACTGGGAATGAAGAAGGGAAactatttaagaaaattaaagactgagaaaaaatctttgtttgaaaaaaaGGAGATAG aaGACTGTTTCTTCCCCATAAATGGCGGAATTCGAACAAATCCAGTCACACGTGATGAAAAAAGCAGAGGAATTATCAACATCAAAACAG GTTACCAAGTCAAATTAAAATTAGCTTTAATGGAAGGAAACGTTGGATTTGGTTGGGTGAGACAAAATGCATTCTTTAGAGGGAAGACATGGGGTTTTTATTTCCTGACATCAGAAAATTCAACAACAACATCAACAAAAAGTGTGCCATCAGTATCACCCCTCAAAGCTAATCCAACAATTGAAGTAACCGATTATTCTGACGATTTTAGAGGACAGGGGTATAATCCATGTGTTATAGCCCAGGAAAACGACAAGCACGAAAACACAGAAAAGAAAGAACAAGAAGATGCAGTTGTAATGCCTATGATCGAAAAAAATACTGCTCAATGTATTCACGAGATTAAACTTGAAGAAAACATATTGGTAGTTTGA
- the LOC143070649 gene encoding uncharacterized protein LOC143070649 isoform X1 gives MEAFTVDGMQAPIYVSKRMAYSQEDDNFGMVEMKDFLVPLCNTAFLLHCQTPEIAVMKERKPDFDVTFDSSICQDIMIMEKEVSRKIRSHIICLEGLRDLQKDCWSWEKRLKHRNNRIDTFLKKNTDEGQDVTSKRQSKYDNLVLKQSEAAKRYRAILVCFQEKMEGEKKLRTAVLQKVTAIRKKLSSVMKESLIHAYSDMIQAAYMATEQDGFKLVDQQLTAVNIDVIVEKLYEITSATYNTPVPEDFIQATGSDEKLSEIYYKECDYEVLGMKKGNYLRKLKTEKKSLFEKKEIGKEDCFFPINGGIRTNPVTRDEKSRGIINIKTGYQVKLKLALMEGNVGFGWVRQNAFFRGKTWGFYFLTSENSTTTSTKSVPSVSPLKANPTIEVTDYSDDFRGQGYNPCVIAQENDKHENTEKKEQEDAVVMPMIEKNTAQCIHEIKLEENILVV, from the exons ATGGAAGCATTTACAGTTGATGGAATGCAAGCACCAATATATGTATCGAAGAGAATGGCATATTCCCAGGAAGATGACAATTTCG GTATGGTTGAAATGAAGGACTTTTTGGTGCCACTTTGTAATACCGCCTTTCTTCTGCACTGTCAGACACCAGAAATTGCTGTCATGAAAGAAAGGAAACCAGACTTTGACGTGAC ATTTGATTCTAGTATTTGTCAAGATATTATGATAATGGAGAAGGAAGTTAGTCGTAAAATAAGGAGTCACATCATATGTCTGGAGGGACTCAGGGATTTACAGAAA gattGTTGGTCCTGGGAAAAACGCCTGAAACACAGGAACAATAGAATCGACACtttcttgaaaaaaaacacaGATGAAGGACAAGATGTTACTAGTAAGCGTCAAAGCAAATATGATAATCTAGTATTAAAGCAGAGTGAGGCAGCAAAACGTTACAGAGCTATACTGGTTTGTTTTCAAGAAAAAATGGAAGGTGAAAAGAAACTGAGGACAGCTGTTTTGCag AAAGTGACTGCCATCCGAAAAAAGTTGTCATCTGTCATGAAAGAAAGCTTAATCCATGCCTACAGTGACATGATACAGGCTGCATACATGGCAACGGAACAAGACGG atttAAATTGGTTGATCAACAACTAACAGCAGTTAACATTGATGTCATCGTTGAGAAGTTATATGAGATAACATCAGCCACCTACAACACACCAGTACCTGAG GATTTTATCCAAGCCACTGGATCCGACGAAAAGTTGTCCGAGATATACTACAAGGAGTGTGATTATGAAGTACTGGGAATGAAGAAGGGAAactatttaagaaaattaaagactgagaaaaaatctttgtttgaaaaaaaGGAGATAGGTAAAG aaGACTGTTTCTTCCCCATAAATGGCGGAATTCGAACAAATCCAGTCACACGTGATGAAAAAAGCAGAGGAATTATCAACATCAAAACAG GTTACCAAGTCAAATTAAAATTAGCTTTAATGGAAGGAAACGTTGGATTTGGTTGGGTGAGACAAAATGCATTCTTTAGAGGGAAGACATGGGGTTTTTATTTCCTGACATCAGAAAATTCAACAACAACATCAACAAAAAGTGTGCCATCAGTATCACCCCTCAAAGCTAATCCAACAATTGAAGTAACCGATTATTCTGACGATTTTAGAGGACAGGGGTATAATCCATGTGTTATAGCCCAGGAAAACGACAAGCACGAAAACACAGAAAAGAAAGAACAAGAAGATGCAGTTGTAATGCCTATGATCGAAAAAAATACTGCTCAATGTATTCACGAGATTAAACTTGAAGAAAACATATTGGTAGTTTGA
- the LOC143070925 gene encoding uncharacterized protein LOC143070925: MSNKRPSKDDANHWPTPSEAYEGTPLPFPPGEQRGDERERHAQEVKKEPDDVLDLHDINYIDWTDIQVQVPRPQEPTEESHSPMVQGEVECDLPTVRVVEKRDSSRVILTKEKPDLVICTGESGNRSVKVPEDKGTPVPEEITPKQKQNAQQPEETG; this comes from the exons ATGAGTAATAAAAGGCCAAGTAAAGATGATGCAAACCATTGGCCTACACCTTCAGAGGCATATGAAGGAACACCATTGCCTTTCCCCCCGGGAGAACAGCGGGGAGATGAACGTGAACGTCACGCCCAAGAGGTAAAGAAAGAACCTGACGATGTTCTGGATTTACATGATATTAATTACATCGATTGGACTGACATTCAAGTCCAAGTTCCACGTCCTCAGGAGCCTACAGAAGAGAGTCATTCACCTATGGTCCAAGGGGAGGTGGAATGTGATTTGCCTACGGTCAGAGTGGTGGAAAAACGTGATTCGTCACGTGTGATCCTGACCAAAGAGAAACCAGATCTGGTTATCTGCACTGGAGAGTCAGGTAACAGATCAGTTAAGGTTCCAGAAGATAAGGGGACTCCGGTCCCAGAGGAAATTACTCCAAAGCAAAAGCAGAATGCTCAGCAGCCAGAG GAGACAGGTTAA